The Bacillus sp. Y1 genome has a window encoding:
- the nrdR gene encoding transcriptional regulator NrdR encodes MKCPACQNNHTRVLDSRPVDENRSIRRRRECEKCSFRFTTFEKVEEIPLIVVKKEGTREEFSRDKILRGLIKACEKRPVALPELEKITSDIEKELRSHGVSEIKSEAVGEMVMDRLAKLDEVAYVRFASVYRQFKDINVFIEELKELIKKD; translated from the coding sequence ATGAAATGTCCTGCATGTCAAAATAATCATACTCGTGTTCTCGATTCAAGACCTGTCGATGAAAATAGATCGATTCGCAGAAGAAGAGAGTGTGAGAAATGTTCCTTTCGTTTTACAACCTTTGAGAAGGTAGAGGAAATTCCTTTGATTGTCGTAAAAAAGGAAGGAACAAGAGAAGAATTTAGCCGTGATAAGATTCTACGTGGTCTGATTAAAGCTTGTGAAAAAAGACCTGTTGCTTTGCCTGAATTAGAAAAAATAACTTCCGATATAGAAAAAGAACTTCGCAGTCATGGAGTATCGGAAATAAAGAGTGAAGCAGTTGGAGAAATGGTTATGGATCGTTTAGCAAAATTAGATGAGGTCGCGTACGTAAGATTTGCCTCTGTATATAGACAATTTAAAGATATTAACGTCTTTATTGAAGAATTGAAGGAATTGATAAAAAAGGATTAG
- the speD gene encoding adenosylmethionine decarboxylase: protein METMGRHVISELWGCDFEKLNDMEQIEQIFADAALKSGAEIREVAFHKFAPQGVSGVVIISESHLTIHSFPEHGYASIDVYTCGDMDPNIAADHIAEALGAQTRENIEIPRGMGPVQVKQAKAKVL, encoded by the coding sequence ATGGAAACTATGGGTCGTCACGTTATTTCTGAGTTATGGGGTTGTGATTTTGAAAAGTTAAATGATATGGAGCAAATTGAGCAAATTTTTGCAGATGCGGCATTAAAATCTGGTGCTGAAATTCGCGAGGTTGCTTTTCATAAATTTGCACCACAAGGTGTGAGTGGAGTGGTTATTATCTCTGAATCACATTTAACTATTCACAGCTTTCCTGAACATGGCTATGCTAGTATTGATGTGTATACTTGTGGAGACATGGATCCTAATATCGCAGCAGACCATATCGCTGAAGCATTAGGTGCTCAAACTCGTGAGAACATCGAAATTCCTCGTGGAATGGGTCCTGTTCAAGTTAAACAAGCAAAAGCGAAAGTACTATAA
- a CDS encoding glyceraldehyde-3-phosphate dehydrogenase, with product MKARVAINGFGRIGRMVFRKAICDDTLEIVAINASYPAETLAHLIKYDTNHGKFDGEVVAEQDSLLVNGKRVKLINHRNPEELPWSSLNIDIVIEATGKFNAREKASLHLEAGAKKVILTAPGKGEDITIVMGVNEHQLNIYEHDIISNASCTTNCLAPVVKVLEDKFGIINGLMTTVHAYTNDQKNIDNPHKDLRRARACGQSIIPTSTGAAKALSLVLPKMKGKLHGMSLRVPTTNVSLVDLVVDLKREVTIDEINDVFETASKDELKGILAITEEPLVSVDFNTNEHSAIVDGLSTMVIGANKVKVLAWYDNEWGYSCRVVDLTKHVANQLSLASENNIKRVSSL from the coding sequence ATGAAGGCTAGAGTAGCGATTAATGGGTTTGGAAGAATAGGAAGAATGGTTTTCAGAAAGGCAATTTGTGATGATACATTAGAAATAGTAGCCATTAATGCTAGTTATCCTGCGGAAACATTAGCACATTTAATAAAGTATGACACAAATCACGGAAAGTTTGATGGTGAGGTAGTAGCTGAACAAGATTCCTTATTGGTCAATGGAAAAAGAGTGAAGTTAATTAACCATCGTAATCCAGAGGAGCTTCCATGGAGTTCACTTAATATTGATATCGTAATCGAGGCGACAGGGAAATTTAACGCTAGAGAGAAAGCTAGTCTCCACTTAGAAGCGGGTGCAAAGAAAGTTATATTAACAGCACCGGGTAAAGGAGAAGATATTACGATCGTCATGGGTGTGAATGAACACCAGTTAAATATATATGAGCATGATATCATTTCAAATGCGTCTTGTACGACAAATTGTTTAGCTCCTGTTGTAAAAGTACTTGAAGATAAGTTTGGTATAATTAATGGGTTAATGACGACAGTGCATGCCTATACAAATGATCAAAAAAATATTGATAATCCGCATAAAGATCTTCGAAGAGCAAGAGCTTGTGGTCAATCAATCATTCCGACAAGCACGGGTGCTGCTAAAGCTCTTTCACTAGTGCTACCTAAAATGAAAGGGAAGCTGCATGGAATGTCATTAAGAGTTCCTACAACCAATGTCTCATTAGTTGATTTAGTTGTTGATTTAAAGCGAGAAGTAACAATAGATGAGATAAATGATGTATTCGAAACAGCCTCCAAGGATGAACTAAAGGGGATACTCGCCATTACAGAAGAGCCACTAGTATCAGTTGACTTTAATACCAATGAACACTCTGCGATTGTTGATGGGTTGTCTACAATGGTTATAGGTGCGAACAAGGTAAAGGTTCTCGCATGGTACGATAATGAGTGGGGCTATTCTTGTCGTGTCGTTGATCTAACGAAGCATGTGGCTAATCAACTTTCTTTAGCTTCAGAAAATAATATAAAACGAGTAAGCTCGTTGTAA
- the coaE gene encoding dephospho-CoA kinase (Dephospho-CoA kinase (CoaE) performs the final step in coenzyme A biosynthesis.): MTLVVGLTGGIASGKSTVANMFKEMGIEVIDADIEARKAVEIGEAAYEQIVTYFGEGILSDDHTINRSKLAEIIFNDSVKRQKLNEIVHPDVRRRMNEKKETAILRGDQVVVLDIPLLFESGLKHMVDVVLLVYVKKDVQLQRLMDRNLLTKEEALARIQSQMPIEDKRKLADKVINNNGTIDDTKKQLIELLTDWKTITN, encoded by the coding sequence GGAAAAGCACTGTGGCAAATATGTTTAAAGAAATGGGAATAGAGGTCATTGACGCTGATATAGAAGCAAGAAAGGCAGTTGAGATAGGAGAAGCAGCATACGAACAAATCGTTACATATTTTGGTGAAGGTATTCTGAGTGATGATCATACGATTAATCGCTCTAAATTAGCTGAAATCATTTTTAATGACAGTGTGAAGAGACAAAAGTTAAATGAAATTGTTCATCCAGATGTAAGAAGAAGGATGAATGAGAAGAAGGAAACAGCTATTTTGCGAGGAGACCAAGTAGTTGTGTTGGATATTCCTCTTTTATTTGAAAGCGGATTAAAGCATATGGTTGATGTAGTTCTGCTTGTGTATGTAAAGAAAGATGTTCAGCTTCAGAGATTGATGGATAGAAATCTGTTAACAAAGGAGGAAGCACTTGCTCGAATACAATCCCAAATGCCAATTGAAGATAAACGTAAGCTTGCTGATAAAGTGATTAATAATAATGGAACGATAGACGATACGAAAAAACAACTGATAGAGCTTCTTACGGATTGGAAAACCATCACAAATTAA